A region from the uncultured Draconibacterium sp. genome encodes:
- a CDS encoding glycoside hydrolase family 2 TIM barrel-domain containing protein, giving the protein MKTVTFLLLILFGISTLNAQTIQRETDFNFNWKFTLVESTDLPSQLPLDDSNWRDVRLPHDWSVEFPFSDEWEGCTGYLPGGVGIYQKHFKTPASPKEKSVFVKFDGVYNNATFWLNGKLLGENPYGYSPVNRDLTPHLKTDGSDNVLTVHVDHSRYADSRWYTGSGIYRNVKLVTVDKLHIPIWGTFITTPEVDENEAKVQLKIKVKNQTGNSNFTLETKLVDNNGNVVAKQIDELKLGKNSEQEFTQNFSVIKPNLWDCENPNMYKAITTISKKGEVVDEYITPFGIRSIEFIANKGFFLNGKSTFMKGVCLHHDAGLVGAAVPEGVWRRRLQALKDGGVNAIRGSHNPVSEEFLDLCDEMGFLVQNEIFDELDYPKDKRLNLHERHDDYLSRGYTEHFQEWAKSDLERTVLRDRNHPSVVQWSIGNEIEWTYLSYRYVTGFWTDPEDPTKSSGNFWGDRPMFSADEMRERYESMDKEEYVLAETSQRIADWVRELDTSRPTTANHIIPQVSHVSGYADAVDIAGYSYRNNIFPWSKYYFPNKQTTINECPGTWDDWKQVLEYPGVFSIFMWTGIDYLGESHERWPGRRPWGDMLDLAGFKVQGWNYFKSIWVDDPHLSIGTLPLEGSGFGVDKMSGFALADSEKSFRWRDSEMHWNYKAGDTLLVEVCSNYSTVELLLNGKSLGFRSMSESPDRLMRWVVPFEAGKLEARAVLGSEKTKTALVTASEPVKMELSSDKSSLIADAYDVAHLVVQLVDKNGNAVLTENTTVEFELEGPAKLLGVDCANHHKHQDFQSNKIETYKGRCLAIIQSTKEAGTVKITAKANGFEGQAVVLQMK; this is encoded by the coding sequence ATGAAAACTGTAACATTTCTACTATTAATTCTATTTGGCATTTCAACGTTAAATGCCCAAACGATTCAACGTGAAACCGATTTTAATTTTAACTGGAAATTTACACTTGTTGAAAGTACCGATTTACCCAGCCAGCTTCCGTTGGATGACAGTAATTGGCGCGATGTGAGGTTACCACACGATTGGAGTGTTGAATTTCCTTTTTCTGACGAATGGGAAGGCTGTACCGGTTATTTACCGGGTGGAGTGGGGATTTACCAAAAACATTTTAAAACACCTGCGTCGCCAAAAGAGAAAAGTGTTTTTGTAAAATTCGATGGCGTTTACAACAATGCAACTTTTTGGCTTAACGGGAAACTGCTTGGCGAGAATCCTTATGGTTATTCACCTGTCAACAGGGATTTAACGCCACATTTAAAAACCGATGGTTCTGATAATGTTTTAACTGTTCATGTCGATCATTCGCGCTATGCCGACAGTAGATGGTACACTGGTAGTGGAATCTACCGAAATGTTAAATTGGTTACTGTTGATAAACTTCATATTCCAATCTGGGGTACGTTTATTACCACACCAGAGGTAGACGAAAATGAGGCTAAAGTACAGCTTAAAATTAAGGTTAAAAACCAAACCGGAAACAGCAATTTTACCCTCGAAACTAAACTGGTTGATAACAATGGAAATGTTGTTGCAAAACAAATCGATGAATTGAAACTTGGCAAGAACTCAGAGCAAGAATTCACTCAGAATTTTTCAGTGATTAAACCTAATTTATGGGATTGTGAAAATCCAAATATGTACAAAGCCATAACTACCATCTCGAAAAAGGGAGAGGTGGTCGACGAGTATATCACTCCCTTCGGAATCCGCAGTATCGAGTTTATCGCCAACAAAGGCTTTTTCCTGAACGGGAAGTCGACATTTATGAAAGGCGTTTGTTTGCACCACGATGCCGGTTTGGTGGGGGCAGCTGTTCCTGAAGGCGTTTGGCGACGCAGGTTACAAGCCTTAAAAGATGGAGGTGTAAATGCTATTCGGGGCTCTCATAATCCTGTGTCGGAAGAGTTTCTCGACCTTTGCGATGAAATGGGATTTTTGGTACAGAACGAAATTTTTGACGAGCTGGATTACCCAAAAGACAAACGTCTGAATTTACACGAACGGCACGACGATTACCTCTCTCGAGGTTATACCGAGCATTTCCAGGAGTGGGCCAAAAGTGATTTGGAACGCACCGTTTTACGCGATCGCAACCATCCATCAGTAGTTCAGTGGAGTATTGGTAATGAAATTGAGTGGACTTACTTAAGCTATCGTTATGTAACTGGTTTTTGGACAGATCCTGAAGATCCAACCAAATCATCAGGTAATTTCTGGGGAGACCGACCAATGTTTAGCGCCGATGAAATGCGCGAACGCTACGAATCAATGGACAAGGAAGAATATGTGCTTGCAGAAACATCGCAACGCATAGCAGACTGGGTACGCGAATTGGATACCAGTCGCCCAACTACTGCCAACCACATTATTCCGCAGGTGAGCCACGTTAGTGGTTATGCCGATGCAGTTGATATTGCCGGTTACAGTTACCGCAATAACATTTTTCCCTGGTCGAAATATTATTTTCCCAACAAACAAACTACTATCAACGAATGTCCCGGAACCTGGGACGATTGGAAACAAGTGCTGGAGTACCCGGGCGTGTTCAGCATATTTATGTGGACTGGTATTGATTACCTGGGCGAAAGTCACGAACGCTGGCCGGGGCGTCGTCCGTGGGGTGACATGCTTGATTTAGCCGGATTTAAAGTGCAGGGCTGGAACTACTTTAAAAGTATTTGGGTAGATGATCCGCATCTTTCAATTGGTACCTTGCCGCTGGAAGGTTCAGGTTTTGGCGTAGATAAAATGTCGGGATTTGCCTTGGCCGATAGTGAGAAATCGTTTCGGTGGCGCGATTCGGAAATGCATTGGAATTACAAAGCTGGCGATACCTTGCTGGTTGAAGTTTGCTCGAACTATTCTACAGTTGAATTATTACTAAACGGAAAATCATTGGGATTCCGCAGTATGAGTGAAAGTCCCGACCGATTAATGCGCTGGGTAGTTCCTTTCGAAGCCGGAAAACTGGAAGCCCGTGCAGTACTGGGCAGCGAAAAAACAAAAACAGCACTGGTAACTGCATCAGAGCCGGTAAAAATGGAACTTTCTTCTGACAAATCATCCCTAATAGCCGATGCCTACGATGTGGCGCACCTGGTGGTTCAGTTAGTTGATAAAAACGGCAATGCAGTATTAACCGAAAACACCACTGTTGAGTTTGAACTTGAAGGACCTGCAAAATTATTGGGTGTTGATTGTGCAAATCACCATAAACACCAGGACTTTCAATCGAATAAAATCGAAACCTACAAAGGACGGTGTTTGGCCATTATTCAATCTACAAAAGAAGCCGGAACAGTTAAAATTACGGCAAAAGCCAATGGTTTTGAAGGCCAGGCAGTAGTTCTTCAAATGAAATAA
- a CDS encoding family 43 glycosylhydrolase — MKILTLIILLAAVLFSCQPQQKETASAETPQEQGGFPFVLPKEKPNREMSAAMERIYTDYEAPQPNNNELFSQFKYTELKGFDYNGHDGTISRRDPSKILYHNGKYYLWYTYRNTPTPPQGAEKCTDEIPSSDWDLAEIWYATSKDGFTWEEQGVAIKRPEKPIVGWRAVTTTDILEWEGKYYLYYQGFMEASGKRGDDCPVAVSWADSPDGPWTPYNKIVIPNGAEGEWDQYSIHDPYPLVHDGKIYIYYKSDFGEKPHLVRMQGLAIADNPLGPFKKHPLNPLITSGHETSLFPFRGGVAALVYKDGPEHNTIQYADDWVNFEIASITELMPYAAAPYVPDAFTNTKDGRGITWGTAHFINYNNDWNTFHSVLVRFDCDLSLDLHDPEMKQHRVNHAPDVYYRQGLSKKQRERIQKENINK, encoded by the coding sequence ATGAAAATACTAACATTAATTATTTTACTGGCCGCCGTACTTTTTTCTTGTCAGCCGCAGCAAAAGGAAACTGCAAGTGCCGAAACCCCACAAGAACAGGGTGGTTTTCCATTCGTACTTCCAAAAGAAAAGCCAAACCGTGAAATGAGTGCGGCCATGGAGCGTATTTATACCGATTATGAGGCGCCTCAGCCAAACAACAATGAACTGTTTAGCCAGTTTAAATACACCGAGCTGAAAGGATTCGATTACAATGGCCACGACGGAACAATCTCGCGCCGCGACCCCTCTAAAATCCTTTATCACAATGGCAAATATTACCTTTGGTACACTTACCGAAATACACCTACTCCACCGCAGGGGGCCGAAAAATGTACCGATGAAATACCTTCATCAGATTGGGATTTGGCAGAGATTTGGTATGCCACCTCGAAAGATGGTTTTACCTGGGAAGAGCAGGGCGTTGCCATTAAGCGCCCCGAAAAACCAATTGTTGGCTGGCGTGCTGTTACTACAACTGATATTTTAGAGTGGGAGGGTAAATACTATCTTTACTATCAGGGGTTTATGGAAGCAAGTGGTAAGCGTGGCGACGATTGCCCTGTGGCAGTTTCGTGGGCCGATTCGCCCGATGGGCCATGGACACCATACAATAAAATTGTAATACCGAATGGGGCAGAAGGCGAGTGGGATCAGTATTCAATTCACGACCCTTATCCCCTTGTGCACGATGGTAAAATTTATATTTATTACAAATCAGACTTTGGCGAAAAACCACATTTGGTACGTATGCAGGGACTGGCAATTGCCGATAATCCGCTGGGGCCTTTTAAAAAGCATCCCTTAAATCCGCTTATCACTTCGGGCCACGAAACTTCCTTGTTTCCGTTTAGAGGCGGGGTTGCCGCACTGGTATACAAAGATGGACCGGAGCACAACACTATTCAGTATGCCGACGACTGGGTGAACTTTGAAATTGCATCGATTACTGAATTAATGCCATACGCGGCAGCACCTTATGTGCCTGATGCTTTTACGAATACAAAAGATGGACGTGGAATAACCTGGGGCACGGCACATTTCATCAACTATAACAACGACTGGAATACCTTTCATTCGGTACTGGTGCGTTTCGATTGTGATTTAAGCCTTGATTTGCACGATCCTGAAATGAAGCAACATCGCGTAAACCATGCTCCTGACGTGTATTATCGTCAGGGATTAAGCAAAAAACAACGCGAACGTATTCAGAAAGAAAATATAAATAAGTGA
- a CDS encoding sulfatase, which translates to MYRTSLILIVVFCFMAVTGHAQNQQKPNIVLLFSDDAGYGDFGFQGSKTFKTPNLDKLATEGVVFSQAYVTAAVCGPSRAGLLTGQYQQRFGIEENNVPGYMSQSSGLLGDEMGLPTHLPTIADHLKKLGYTTAILGKWHLGGNDRYHPLKRGFDEFYGFRGGARSFWELSEEEKVKKPEDRLERGFANFKEHEGYLTESLANEACDFISRNKEQPFFLYLSFNAVHTPMQAKKEDLAQVEGLGLTGKRKTLAAMTIALDRACGQVLDKLKELGLDENTLVVFANDNGGPTDSNGASNYPLSGTKANHLEGGIRIPCIMRLPGVIARGSGFEYPVSTLDFLPTFVELAGGQSDTIQNIDGVNLMPYITGANKNRPHEMLFWKKENRGVIRKGDYKLLRFPDRPAELYNIATDQSERVNLAYEQPERVKEMYKLLFEWEKGLERPLWMLDRFYEGKAMERMDRYREQKRDEYE; encoded by the coding sequence ATGTACAGAACGAGCCTAATATTGATTGTTGTCTTTTGTTTCATGGCGGTTACAGGGCATGCTCAAAATCAACAAAAACCAAACATCGTCCTTTTGTTCTCCGACGATGCCGGATACGGAGATTTTGGTTTTCAGGGAAGTAAAACGTTTAAAACACCCAACCTTGATAAGTTGGCAACAGAAGGAGTGGTTTTCAGCCAGGCCTACGTAACGGCAGCCGTTTGTGGCCCCTCGCGTGCCGGATTGTTAACCGGGCAGTATCAGCAACGTTTTGGTATTGAAGAAAATAACGTTCCCGGATATATGAGCCAGTCTTCAGGATTATTGGGCGACGAAATGGGATTACCAACACATTTGCCAACTATTGCCGATCACCTTAAAAAATTGGGCTACACCACAGCTATACTTGGTAAGTGGCACTTGGGCGGCAACGACCGTTACCATCCCTTAAAACGAGGATTCGACGAATTTTATGGTTTTCGTGGTGGTGCGCGTAGTTTTTGGGAATTATCGGAGGAGGAAAAAGTTAAGAAACCAGAAGACAGATTGGAACGTGGATTTGCAAATTTTAAAGAGCACGAAGGCTACCTTACGGAAAGTCTTGCCAACGAGGCCTGTGATTTTATCAGCAGGAATAAAGAGCAACCGTTTTTTCTGTATCTCTCGTTTAATGCAGTGCATACGCCAATGCAGGCAAAAAAGGAAGATTTGGCTCAGGTAGAAGGATTAGGTTTAACAGGAAAACGCAAAACTCTGGCAGCCATGACAATTGCCCTGGACCGCGCATGTGGGCAGGTGTTGGATAAGTTAAAAGAATTGGGATTAGATGAAAATACCCTGGTTGTTTTTGCCAACGATAATGGCGGGCCTACCGATTCAAACGGAGCATCTAATTATCCATTAAGCGGAACAAAAGCCAATCACTTAGAAGGCGGAATTCGTATCCCCTGTATAATGCGTTTGCCAGGTGTTATTGCCCGCGGAAGTGGCTTTGAGTACCCGGTTAGTACCCTCGACTTTTTGCCAACTTTTGTTGAGCTGGCTGGTGGTCAATCCGATACTATTCAGAACATTGATGGCGTTAACCTGATGCCCTACATTACAGGAGCTAACAAAAATAGGCCACACGAAATGCTATTCTGGAAAAAAGAAAACCGCGGCGTAATCCGTAAAGGCGATTATAAACTGTTGCGTTTTCCCGACCGCCCGGCCGAATTGTACAATATTGCAACAGACCAAAGCGAAAGAGTTAACCTGGCCTATGAGCAGCCAGAGCGTGTGAAAGAAATGTATAAACTCTTGTTTGAATGGGAAAAAGGTTTGGAGCGTCCGCTGTGGATGTTAGACCGTTTTTACGAAGGGAAAGCCATGGAACGAATGGATAGGTACCGAGAACAGAAAAGAGATGAATATGAATAG